GAGCATTGAACATAACTACATGATAGTGTATTGAACCCCTTTTTTGAAACTCGATTACTGCAACATACTGTAATTTATGATTTAAATAGCCCTCAAGACGTTGCTTAAACTTCTTAAACTCATAATTAGCCTTTTTAATATCAGTCACATTATCCATAAACGTCAGAGTCACAAACTTGCTGTATTGACCTATATTTGCATTTATCAGCCTTCTAACGTCACGTTTTGCCCTGTCCATAACCTTTTTCCTATTAACTTGCTTGTCCCCCTCAGAAGCGACTACAGACCTTCCTGAACTACTCTTCTTAAAATCAGTATAACCTTGTAAAACTGCATTTTTATACTCATAAATTTCAACTATATCTCCACTAATGACCACTTTTTTCTCATAACTTTTTAAAGAACTCAATCTTTACCACCCCCCATAAATACACGCTTTCAGCGGAACGAACCTATACTAAAAATCTGCTTATTAATCCCTATAATCAAGTTAAGTAGTAGGGGTCGCCCTTGGGTCGCCCTACGGCATACCCAAGAGCATCGACACCCCCAATATAACAATGCTTTAATTCACTGAAATTTTATTTCTGTAATTTTTCTTCAACCATTACATTTTTAAA
This portion of the Clostridium fungisolvens genome encodes:
- a CDS encoding rolling circle replication-associated protein; amino-acid sequence: MSSLKSYEKKVVISGDIVEIYEYKNAVLQGYTDFKKSSSGRSVVASEGDKQVNRKKVMDRAKRDVRRLINANIGQYSKFVTLTFMDNVTDIKKANYEFKKFKQRLEGYLNHKLQYVAVIEFQKRGSIHYHVVMFNAPYIKTKKLGEIWGNGFVKINQIDKVDNVGAYVCKYMTKTDDERLYGEKMYFSSRGLEKPFEIKEKDRVDSLATSLPVSSLTYESTFTNEYNSVVYKQYNIKKANIEQVI